Part of the Triticum aestivum cultivar Chinese Spring chromosome 4D, IWGSC CS RefSeq v2.1, whole genome shotgun sequence genome is shown below.
gtgataaagtaaagcaattacatggcgattgcatttcatacaataaagcgacaaccatatggctcctgccagttgccgataactgttacaaaacatgatcatctcatacaacaaattatatatcatcacatcttgaccatatcacatcacagcaagccctgcaaaaacaagttagacgtcctctaatttgttgttgcaagttttacgtggctgctacgggcttagcaagaaccgttcttacctacgcatcaaaccacaacgattttccgtcaagtgtgctgttttaaccttcaacaaggatcgggcgtagtcacactcgattcaactaaagttggagaaacagacacccactagtcacctgtgtgcaaagcacggcggtagaaccaatctcatgaacgcggtcatgtaatgtcggtctgggccgcttcatccaacaataccgccgaatcaaagtatgacatgctggtaagcagtatgactattatcgcccacaaactctttgtgttctactcgtgcatctaacatctacgcatagacctggctcggatgccactgttggggaacgtagtatttctaaaaaaaatcctacgatcacgcaagatctatctaggagaagcatagcaacaagcggggagagtgtgtctacgtaccctcgtagaccaaaaccggaagcgtttagtaacgcggatgatgtagtcgaacatcttcgcgatccaaccgatcaagtactgaacgcacggcacctccgcgatctgcacacgttcagctcggtgacgtccctcgaactctagatccagctgaggttgagggagagtttcgtcaacatgatggcatggtgatagtatgatgaagttaccgacgcagggcttcgcctaagcactacgacaatatgaccgaggtggaaaactgtggagggggcactgcacacggctaagaaatcaacttgtgtgtctatggggtgctcccctcccctgtatataaaggagtggaggagggggtcgaccggcctcatggggcgcgccccaaagtggggaatcctactcctactaggagtaggttcccccctttcctagtccaactaggaggggaaggaaagaggaagagagagagaaggaaagccccccccccaattcagattgggcttgggggcgcgcgcctccacttggccgcctcctcctctcttccactagggcccatgaaggcccattaaccccccggggggttccggtaaccccccggtactccggaaaatgcccgaacctctccgaaacctttctggtgtccaaacataaccttccaatatatcaatctttatgtcttgaccatttcgagactcctcgtcatgtccatgatctcatccgggactccgaactaccttcggtacatcaaaacacataaactcataataccgatcgtcatcgaacgttaagcgtgcggaccctacgggttcgagaactatgtagacatgaccgagactcatcttcggtcaataaccaatagcggaacctggatgctcatattggctcccacatattctacgaagatctttatcggtcaaaccgcataacaacatacgttgttccctttgtcatcggtatgttacttgcccgaggttcgatcgtcggtatcactatacctagttcaatctcgttacctgcaagtctctttactcgttccgtaatgcatcatcccacaactaacttattagtcacattgcttgcaaggcttattgtgatgtgcattaccgagagggcccagagatacctttgcgacaatcggagtgacaaatcctaatctcgatatatgccaactcaacaaacaccatcggagacacctgtagagcatctttataatcacccagttaccttgttacgtttgatagcacactaagtgttcctccggtattcgggagttgcataatctcatagtcagaggaacatgtataagtaattatgaaagcaatagcaaaaaactaaacgatcatagtgctaagctaacgaatgggtcttgtccatcacatcattctccaattatgtgatcccgttcatcaaatgacaacacatgtctatggctaggaaacataaccatctttgataaacaagctagtcaagtagaggcatactagggacactcgtttgtctatgtattcacacatgtactaagtttccggttaatacaattctagcatgaagaataaacatttatcatgatataaggaaatgtaaataataactttattattgcctctaggtcacaTTTCCTTcaaggaccacgtgagaaatttgtatattaaacttctgcaaaaagaatcaactcaaaagcactcttctgttaaaaatgagacttattttcgtgagcgcaaaagtttctgtttttcagcaaggtcaaatcaactatcacccaacatgatcccaaaggctttacttggcactttattgaaacaaaagcaataaaacatgattactacagtagcttaatcatgttaacacacaaaaacagtaggtaaaagtgttgggttgtctcccaacaagtgcttttctttaatgccttttagctaggcatgatgagttcaatgatgctcgcataaaagataaggattgaaacataacaagagcatcatgaatcacatggcaagcacatttaagccttaacccacttcctatgcatcgggattttgtgagcaaacaatttatgggaacaagaatcaactagcataggaaggcataacaagcaaaacttcaagagtttcaacacatagagagaaaacttgatattattgcaatatgtaaaagcatatgttcctctctcataataattttcagtagcatcacgaatgaattcaacaatatagctatcacataaatcattcttttcatgatgcataagcatagaaattttgttactctccacataagcaaatttattctcatcaatagtagtgggagcaaactcaacaaaataactatcatgagagtgaaaattaaaatcatgatgacaagtttcatggttatcattattctttatagaatacatgtcatcaccataatcatcatagatagcaactttgttatcatagtcaattgaagcctcatccaaaatggtggattcatcactaaataaagtcatgacctctccaaatccactttcatcaatataatcatcataaataggaggcatgctttcatcataataaattttctcataaaAAGTTGGGGgactaaaaacatcatcttcatcaaacatagcatccccaagcttatggttttgcatatcattagcatcatggatattcaaagaattcatactaacaacattgcaatcatgctcatcattcaaatactttgtgccaaacattttattgacttcttcttctaacaattgagcacaattttacgatccatcattttcaagaaagatattataaagatgatcaataatatgatgcaacctcaattccattttttatgtagttttattttataaaccaaactagtgataaaacaagaaactaaaagattcaattgcaagatctaaagatataccttcaagcactcacctcccggcaatggcgccagaaaagagcttgatgtctactacgcaactttattcttgtagacacgtgttgggcctccaagcgtagagttttgtaggacggtagcaattttccctcaagtggatgacataaggtttatcaatccgtgagaggtgtaggatgaagatggtctctctcaaacgaccctgcaaccaaatacaagaaatctcttgtgtccccaacacacccattacaatggaatattgtataggtgcattagttcggcgaagagatggtgataaaagtgtaatatggatggtagaaatatatttttataatctgaataaataaaaacaacaaggtagcaaatagtaaacgggcacaaaaacggtactgcaatgcttgaaaatgaggcctaggtccatactttcactagtggaatctctcaacaatgctaatataattggatcatataaccacccctcaaagtgcgatgaagaatcactccaaagttcctatctagcggagaacataagaataaattgtttgtagggtacgaaacaacctcaaagctactctttccattcgatctattcaagagttcgtactaaaataacacaaagctattctttccgttcgatctatcctagagttcgtactaaaataacaccaaagcaaattcatattcataatactcaatccaacacaaagaacttcaaagagtgccccaagatttctaccggagaaacaaagacaagaacgtgcatcaacccctatgcataaattaccccaatgtcacctcgggaatccgcgagttgagtgccaaaacatatatcaagtgaatcaatacaataccccattgtcaccacgagtattcaattgcaagaatatatcaagtgttctcaaatccataaaagtattcaatccgataacaacgaaatctcaaagggaaaaactcaattcatcacaacaagatagagaggggaaaacaccatatgatccgactatattaacaaagcccgcgatacatcaatatcgtgacatctcaagaacacgagagagaaagagattaaacacatagctactggtacaaaccctcagccccgagggtggactactctctcctcatcgtggtgtccgccgggatgatgaagatggccaccggagatgattcccccctccggcagggtgtcggaaagggtctagattggttttcggtggctatagagccttgcggcggcggaacttctgatctaggttaacccctaagggttttggaatatttatgaatttatagggtaaagaggcgggaggccaccgaggtgggcacaacccgccctggtggcttgtgcctccctcggggcaccccccaggtgctgctctggcccaatggatgtcttctggtccataaaaaatctctgtggagttttgttgcatttggactccgtttggtattgatttcctgcgatgtaaaaaacaagcaaaaacagtaactggcactgggcactgggtcaataggttagtcccaaaaaatgatataaagctgctataaaatgattgtaaaacatccaagaatgataaaataacagcatgaatacttcataaattatagatacgttggagacgtatcactagacaCTTAGCTCGGGATCCCCTACCCTGAGATCTGTCGGACTTTGCTTCGTCGCTCACCCCTTTCTTTCTCTATGTCTTCCTCTTTTTTGAAGGAGCTCAAGGAGTCCCGCGCGACTTCCTGGTGAGAAGGACGCGTGACACTCGAGGGCTACTAATGAAGGAAAGGGTATTGGACTATTTTACCAAGGACTAACTTCAATTGGAAGATGATAAGACACCCGCCCCGAGAAAGGATTGATGCTGAGACCTGGTGTCCTAGGCAGTGATAGGCGCAACAGGATGATCCTGAGCCTGAGTATGGTACCCTGTAGCCCTCGCTCTACCAGGACATATATGGCAAGGCGAGGGGAAAACCCTAGATAGGAGAAAGCATTCCAACCTACCACCAAATAAGGATCTATGCATCGCCGGGCAGGGGGACTTGTAACCCAAGAAATATAGCTCTCTAGTGATCTTCCTTATCTCCGGTGAGCCCCCAAACAATACAACACTAGATGTAGGAGCACGGTCTTACCTCCCATCGGaaggcccgaacctgcgtaaatcCTATGTTCTTCGCCTCGCCATCTCGATCCCTGTTACGCTGCCCCTTTGAACAAGTCGATCGTCCCTCAACAACATTGCCGGTACGAAACACGGACACTCGGTTCCGGCTAGTAGATACGCTAGGGTTTAGTCCTCACAGGGGCGACACTTGGTAGATGGCGGTACTTCATTGTTGAGATGGTCTTACGGGCTCCCTCCCTCCCTGAGTCTATATGTCACGACAGAGCCTACAAAGCTCCGGCATATATGCATGTCGTCCTCTCGGGGCGGCAAGGGTTTCGTGTTGTGTGTGCGCACTAGCGAGATCTGGTGTGAGGTGCTTCAAATCGGTTAATGGGTTCGACGACGACTACAGCTCCTGGGCACTGGTCCTTAGAGGCATGTGTACAACGGCTTCCcagctgtcatcgacaaggtcaagccggctctggtaCCTAGAAGGCAGGTGTACAGTGGCTTGTCATCGGCTTTCTTACGGCGGTAGCGGTCATTAGGTGGTTCAGGAACCTTTATGTAATTTTATTATGTTATAATACTTTTGTAATTATGATAAACATTTATAATATATCCGGGCCCttttcaaaaaagaaagaaaataagaagtGGTTTAAATCTTAACATGATATAACTTTTTTTTTAAACTTTAACGTGATAGAACTTGGTATGTGCTTGTGGTTGTATACTGATCAAACTCCGCCACACGCTGATGTAATTTGCAACACTAACACTCGGTTTGTCGAATGCAGTGGCATCATTGCGGGGCTTTTCTGGTTGCAAGCTACTCTGCGGATGATTTTCCACAAAGCGATGCACCACAGTAATGTTTGTGGCGGACAAATCTATGGCCGGTATTGGGCAAGAGAAGAGCAAGCTAAGCACTAGCCTCGGCGATCCAAAGTTGGCTACCGAGCTGCAGTAAAGCGTGGCCTACATGAAACATCCGAACAATCCTGCcgtggcaaaatttcgtgttttgacccttttggggTATAAAATCGGGATCTAACCTCGGTTGCAAAAGATTTCGTGATCTGATCCTTTTTTTCTTACCGCCAGGGCGATGGCGGTAGGTTTGACCAGGCTACCGCCGTGACCACCAGCGGTAGGGCACTTATCCACGTCAGCCTCACCAAACGGCTGCCGTTTCCTGCCGTCGACCCTACCGGCAGTACACCCGGCGGTAGGTAGTGCAACCCTACCGCCAATGTCCTTGGCGGTAAAGTGTCGAACCGTTATAAGCCCGCGGGGGCCGGCTCAGCCAACCCAGGCGAAGAGGGTATCTCATCCGCACCAGGATGTTCTGAGCCCATCACCGTTTCAGCAACCGGTTCCTCGTCGTCGCTCGAAGAAGCCGGACGAGGGCCGCTCGAAGACAAACGAGGAGCGTGCCgccaagagggggaaggggaggAACTAGTGATGTTGAACTTGCTAAGTTAAAGTAGTTGTATTATGTTGAAACTACTCGGTGTCGTGTTATTGCTACCTATGTTAGTAGTTGAGCCTATTTGATATGTTGAACTTAATGGATACATCGATTTTACTATCTATAAGTGTGAGGTTATCATAATTTCATATGCAAACACTTTTTGCTGTTGTGCTTATCTACCTGTGTTTAATTCAAATGATAAAGTTATTGTAAAAAAACCAGACAGGAGCCTACCGCCAGGAAGAACGGCGGTAGGTATTCACAGCCTGCCGCCATGTACGCCGGCGGTAGCCTGTGTACACCTACCGCGCAGAACCCATCATTTTCAAACACAGAACTCTGGCGCGCTTGCCGCACCCTACCGCCGTCGCGTGCGGCGGTAGAGTATGAAACCCTACCGCAGAAACAACCCTATTTTATGTCACAGAACGTTGCTGGGCGGTTAGGACATGTCAGCCCAGTAATGGCTGCCTGCCGTTAACCTACCGCCGGGAGCCACGGCGCTAGCCTGTTCAAACCTACCACCATAAAccttggcggtagcaaaagggttaGATTTTAAAAAAGTTGCAAACAGGGGTCAAATCCCGATTTTacccaaaagggtcaaaacacgaaatttggccAGTCCTCGGCGAAGAGCAAGCTAAGCACTAGCCTCGGCGATCAAAGTTGGCTACCGAGCTGCAGTAAAGCGTGGCCTACATGAAACATCCGAACAATCCTGCCGTCAGGACTCGAGTGGATGGATCGAGGAGGAACAGTCGGTGCGGGGGTCCTGGGCAGAGTAGAGCAATAATTGACGCCTTGACTGTTGCTTCATGATGCTGGCGCCGAGATTTTCGCTCAGGCAGCAGGATACGAGCACGACGAGGGCGGGACCTCTCGCGTTGGAGCACGCGGGACTCATTCCTGGTCACTTGGCGACACAGACGGTGGCGTGCGTCCTGTGTGCACTGCACGCCGAGGAGAGGACGTCCCCGCGGAGGCGGGGCGACACCGGTACACACAGCACACGCGCGCAGGGAGCAGAGACCGATCGATCGACGGTGACAGTGAGAGTGAGGAGCCGAAGGACGCGGCCGACCGAGTGCGTCCATTCAACTGGCGCCACAGCGGCCGAACCGAATCATGGTGAGAGAGATGGAGAGGACGGAGACAGAGGCTCGCAGgcgggaaggggaggggagggcgTGAGGCAGGCATGCATCATTGATGGGCGTGCAGCCAGCCACTGCGGCGACGCTGCAAAGCCAGAATGATCCGTTCCAGTCGACTGGGTGCTGCCTGCCCCATCTAGTTACTTTTTTACTGGAGCGATGCTGTGCCGCTACTACCTACCCAACGTGCAATGTCCCGCCACTTTCTCACCCTGGCTCAGTCGCAAACATCAACATGGGTTGGTGATGGAGATGATACGAGGAAAGATTTGACGCTTCTTTAATCGCACACAATCCTTCTGCTCTTAGTGGCACCAACTGTTCCCAGCCCCGACGCTATCAACACGAATGCCTTCCTTCTAGAATTTCCAGGTGATTTTAACAGCCTGCCACGCTTCTGCAGCAGCGACAGAAGAATGGCACTTGTAAAAGTTGATCTGTCCACTGCTGTGCCTGTGTATGTACACTGTACAAGGTTCATGCTCTCGCAACATCTGAACAGGCAAAGCAAACCAGTGCATAAAACAATGGCAACGCAGAGACAATGGCAGCTTGCAGCCTGGGAGCACTAGGATGACAGATCCAAATCCGTAACCGGTAGCTTTGTATTATTACACaacaccatcatcaccatgaaAAACAATGAAGAAAAAGGATCACAAGATCTAACTCTGAAGCCTAGCGTTTCAGTGGAGTCCCACGGTTCTCAGTTCTCACTTTTCGGTGACAATTCTACACGTCTCATTCCCGAGGGGttggaaacaacaacaacaagtatATGTATGAACTCACGACGATAAGGCCGTCCGCCAGGAGGTATACAGAAGGGGAGCAATATCACGACTAGAACCTCCTTCAAGTTATCGAAAATATTCCTGTACCTGAAGTGCTTTTACAGGGAGAGGCCACGCTGTTGCTGTTCGTTGCTGGTTTCGCGGTGAGTTGTCAAGCATTAGCTTCAACTTCATGCGGCTGCTATGCTATCGTTCTATGGGCTTATACAAGACGACCGTTACATATTTGGACTCAAATCTGTGGGTTACACCAAGAGCCACCAGCGGATGGGCACCCCAACCCTTCTCGATGAAAAGGTGGTTGAGGACGATGTGTTGGGGCCGTGCACATATTTCCTCCGAGTTCTGTGAGTTAAGAACGCCGAGGTGAAGCTGAGACGGAAGAGCAGGTGGCTCCTTCGCAAAGTCCTTTTCCTCGGGTGACTGGAAACTGTAGCTAGATTCTGGGGATGGAGGAGCCTCAAATTCTGATACACTTTCAACACTTTCAGGAACAAAATCCTGCATGCATGAAAAGAAATTCCAAATTTAAGAGGACAATGGAAGGGGCAATTTCAGCATAAATATTCCAGTTTTATCTTAACATTGCCTATGAACAATCATATTTACAATTGGCTGAATGTAAGTGTGTATTGCTTTCTTTATTCCCATAACTGTCTCCAAAGGTCATTATTAGTTTTGCTGATCCCAAGTTGACATCGAAGTTTGATAAGTCTCATATGGTTTATTACCAATAGCACGTAATTAATAGCCAAGAAAAATAGCAGCCAATGCAATAACTTCAATTCTTGAATTCAAGTACTCCATATATCCATAAACAGATATTTAACCAACACCAAACTAAAGGCAATTATCAACACCTATTAAATATAAGAATCAGTGCAATTAGTACAGAACAGGTCCTTCCAGACAACTGTAAAGCTCTTGTCAGTTTAAGCATAGAGCGAACAACCTCTCTAAGTGCCTTTCACATTTATTTATAACCTGGTCTACGAGTGAGTAAAGCTAAAAACAAATGCGAGGCACGATAGGTTGCGTAAAGTCTGTTTATATGCATTTGATCAATTTGTTTCTTCACAAGCATGTTGCTCAAGAAGGAAAAAAAAAAGGTTTCATTCTTGAAGAAGAAAGGAAACTCACATGAACATCAAGTAGGTTAACAGCATTGCCCATGGCATCAGTTTCACATGGAAGGTCAGGAAAACATCTCCTCTCTCCATCTACAACAAATCTATAACGATAAACTCCAGAAGGAAGGATCAACAGAAGAGAATGATCTTTTCCAGATTTCTGCATCGGTTTCCTGCGATGTACGTATGAACATCATCAGAATAAAATTTGCTGCATTCCAGAGTTACAGTTTtactgaggaggtcttgcattgaACATATACACAGTGTATTTCCATAAATTTTATTATTATCGGTCAAACTAACGAACGGCCAGTGGGTCCGTAATCAAGGAGATCATGTGATTAACAGATCGTAAAAAAATGTATATATATTCATCATATGTGCAGTAGTTCCATTTTTGCGTTAATCAGTTACCTTGATTTCCAGTTATCCCAAGATCCTTCAACAGATACATTCTTTCCTCCAAGAGTCCACACAATCAAAGCAGGTATTTCCTTTTGAGGGGGGCCATCAAATTCTTCTTCTTGTTCATTCATCAGTATTTCATCGAATACTGGAGTTACATCAGCAGGTCTTTGCAATGGAGGTACAGGTGTCTGCAAAATTGTAGTAATTAATACAAAGAATGCTCTTGCTTCACACATTAAAGATAGCAGGTCTTTGCAATGGAGGTACAGGTGTCTGCAAAATTGTACTAGTAATCAATACAAAGAATGCAAACATTTGTAGTATTAGATAGATGAAAATATCTTATCCTAAAGAAAAGATAGATGAAAACATTTGGAGTAGGATAACacagataaaaagattataaatGACAGATAACAAAACCCATCTTAGTCATTTAGCAAATCCCAGGATAAGATAATAATGATTTTCATTAAGTTTTGAGACTGTATTGATATGCTTTATATACTGGTTAAGCAGTTACAGGTAACTGAAAGAAATACCTTACATCAGAAATGCTTGGTTTTCTTAGCAAATGGATCAGAATACATATATACACAACAAAGACATCAATAGTTAGCCTATGCGCAATAAAGACATCAACACTTtcaagattttttttttttttgagttaaCACTTTCAAGATTTAGTAGTATCAGGATCAACTAAGTACTTGTGTTTGTGTTAACACTAGTAAAGACATCAACACTTCCAAGATTTAGTGGTATCAGGATCAACTAAGTACTTGTGTTTGTGTTAACACTACTATGGATGTATTGATCTAGCAAGCCATGATTAAATATCTAATCTCTGGCCTTCTATCCTTTCGAAGTGCAAAACTAAGAAAGATTTTGGTCAATAGTCTCAGAAATCGAATTGTAAACCATTAAGACTGGATCTTTTACATCACAACCCCAGACAGTATAAATTGCCCgatatctagtactccctccgtcccataatataagagcgtttttgacactaaactagtgtagtgtagtgtcaaaaacgctcttatattatgggacggagggagtatctttccTATACTTCAAAGTGCATAACTAAGAAAAGTTGTAGTCAGTAGTCGCAGTAATCCATATTGTTAACCATGAAGACTAGATCG
Proteins encoded:
- the LOC123097633 gene encoding SNF1-related protein kinase regulatory subunit beta-1, encoding MGNASGREEDAAAPGEADAADVDVEDGGDDSSARGFPPYGGGANHVRRACSVGVVGASAGPGSPPGSPGRSLSPRMFVPQTPVPPLQRPADVTPVFDEILMNEQEEEFDGPPQKEIPALIVWTLGGKNVSVEGSWDNWKSRKPMQKSGKDHSLLLILPSGVYRYRFVVDGERRCFPDLPCETDAMGNAVNLLDVHDFVPESVESVSEFEAPPSPESSYSFQSPEEKDFAKEPPALPSQLHLGVLNSQNSEEICARPQHIVLNHLFIEKGWGAHPLVALGVTHRFESKYVTVVLYKPIER